A window from Cryptomeria japonica chromosome 1, Sugi_1.0, whole genome shotgun sequence encodes these proteins:
- the LOC131050460 gene encoding ABC transporter G family member 36-like isoform X1 encodes MFESVSEDGEGHRKEILREVDVRNLGSSQRQKFIEKVFKVVEEDNDQFLRKLRARIDRVGIRIPTVEVGFENLTVNAECLVGARALPTLSNSAMNFLEAVLGMVGLSWTKKTKLTILKNVSGIVKPSRITLLLGQPGSGKSTLLLALAGRLDKKLKVSGSVTYNGHPLEEFVPQKTSAYISQNDLHVGAMTVRETLDFSAKCQGVGQKYAILSELDRREKQAGILPDTEVDLFMKATSVEGVQSSLQTDYALKILGLDICADTVAGDEMFRGISGGQKKRLTTGEIIVGPKTTLFMDEISTGLDSSTTYQIVKCLQQFCSHMKATIVMSLLQPAPETFELFDDIILLSEGQVVYHGPRKYVLEFFQNCGFRCPERKGAADFLQEVTSMKDQEQYWTDRRIPYRYISVKEFADMYKRFREDRRLSRKLSVPDNKVSRRKQSPILSKSLIPKMEIFKICFAKEWLLLKRNSFIYIFKAVQIIFVAFIATTVFLRTRMHQRDEQDANLYLGALFSALMTNMFNGMAELPLTLARLPVFYKQRDLLLYPAWAFSLPSLLLSIPISFLESAVWIAITYYGIGLAPEAVRFFRHFLILFLAHQMSSSLFRFLAGLCRTTTVSNIGAALTLLLVCLFGGVIITKDNIPKWLRWGYWCSPLSYAQTSIVLNEMLDARWNKVSFKSSPNLALGLLERRNINPNADWYWIGAAALLGFSVLFNFLFTISLAYLNPLGKHQVIISEKMLTQVSGPEDVAQDQKLQFGQSKSKRAPSKTSATKNGKGAKEMQMHQMNRRSTKTEIISTDLDVETGGLKKRGMALPFKPLAMSFTNVNYFVDMPREMKEQGETEDKLQLLRNVTGAFRPGVLTALMGVTGAGKTTLMDVLAGRKTGGYIEGDIRISGFPKKQETFARISGYCEQTDIHSPQITVRESLLYSAFLRLPKEVDNNTKTAFVDEILELVELEGLRDALVGLPGVTGLSIEQRKRLTIAVELVANPSIIFMDEPTSGLDARSAAIVIRTVRNTVDTGRTVVCTIHQPSIDIFESFDELLLMKTGGQVIYAGPLGQNSEKVVEYFEAFPGVPNISYKQNPATWMLEVSSGTVEQFHGIDFAERYKNSTLYKRNISLAEELCNPPPGAKDLHFPTQFSQSFFEQFKFCLWKQNWSYWRSPDYNSIRILISFVVGALVGSIFWQLGGKQDNNTNIFNIIGGMYSAVLFIGVMNCQTVQPLVAVERIVFYRERAAGMYSAIPYALAQVTIEIPYTIFQTVVYTIIVYGMIGFKWTIPKFLWFFFINFISFLYFIYYGMMTVSITPNLQVATVLAGACVSLFGLFSGFFISRKKIPPWWVWYYWICPLAWTVYGLIVSQYGDITDLIEVDGKKQGEPLNKYLADYFGFDNDFLSTIAVVLVGFTFFFAFIFAFCIKVLNFQHR; translated from the exons ATGTTTGAGAGTGTCAGTGAAGATGGTGAAGGCCATCGCAAGGAAATTCTCAGGGAAGTTGATGTTCGGAACTTGGGAAGCAGCCAAAGACAGAAGTTCATTGAGAAAGTTTTCAAAGTGGTTGAAGAAGACAATGATCAGTTCTTGAGAAAATTGAGAGCTCGTATAGATAG AGTAGGGATTAGGATCCCAACGGTAGAAGTTGGGTTCGAAAATCTGACAGTAAATGCTGAGTGCTTAGTTGGTGCGAGAGCACTTCCAACACTTTCGAACTCAGCCATGAACTTCTTGGAG GCAGTGTTGGGCATGGTTGGATTATCATGGACTAAAAAGACAAAACTAACTATTCTTAAGAATGTTAGTGGAATTGTAAAGCCATCCAG AATTACCTTGTTATTAGGCCAACCTGGATCTGGAAAGTCTACTCTGCTTTTAGCCTTGGCTGGAAGATTGGACAAGAAACTAAAG GTAAGTGGTTCTGTAACTTACAATGGGCATCCACTGGAGGAGTTTGTCCCTCAGAAAACATCTGCCTACATAAGTCAAAATGATCTGCATGTAGGAGCCATGACTGTTAGAGAGACCTTGGATTTCTCTGCAAAATGTCAGGGTGTTGGTCAGAAATATG CAATTCTCTCCGAGCTGGACAGAAGGGAGAAACAAGCTGGAATTTTGCCTGATACTGAAGTAGATCTCTTCATGAAA GCAACATCCGTGGAAGGTGTCCAGAGTAGCCTTCAGACAGATTACGCTCTCAAG ATTCTTGGTTTGGATATATGTGCAGATACAGTAGCAGGAGATGAAATGTTTAGAGGAATTTCAGGTGGACAGAAGAAACGTCTCACGACTG GTGAGATAATTGTTGGACCAAAAACTACTCTTTTCATGGATGAAATTTCCACAGGCCTGGACAGTTCTACGACGTATCAAATTGTTAAATGTCTGCAGCAATTTTGTTCCCATATGAAAGCAACCATTGTCATGTCTTTGCTGCAACCTGCACCAGAAACATTTGAATTGTTTGACGACATAATACTCCTTTCAGAAGGACAGGTCGTCTACCATGGGCCGAGGAAATACGTGCTTGAATTTTTTCAAAATTGTGGATTCAGATGCCCCGAGAGAAAGGGTGCTGCAGATTTCTTGCAGGAG GTGACTTCAATGAAGGACCAAGAGCAATATTGGACTGACAGGAGAATACCATATCGCTATATCTCTGTAAAGGAATTTGCGGATATGTACAAGAGGTTTCGTGAAGATAGAAGGCTCTCCAGAAAATTATCTGTACCAGACAACAAGGTTTCTAGGCGCAAACAATCTCCGATATTGAGTAAAAGCCTAATTCCTAAAATGGAGATCTTCAAGATCTGCTTTGCTAAAGAATGGCTTCTTCTCAAACGCAATTCCTTCATTTACATATTCAAGGCTGTACAA ATTATTTTCGTAGCATTTATAGCAACTACAGTGTTCTTGAGAACACGAATGCACCAACGAGATGAGCAGGATGCAAATTTATATCTTGGGGCTCTCTTTAGTGCCCTGATGACAAACATGTTCAATGGCATGGCTGAGCTTCCACTAACACTTGCCAGACTACCCGTATTTTATAAACAACGGGACCTTCTGCTATATCCTGCATGGGCTTTCTCTCTTCCCTCCCTTTTGCTGAGTATTCCAATATCATTTCTGGAGTCAGCTGTTTGGATTGCCATTACCTATTATGGAATAGGACTTGCCCCTGAAGCTGTCAG GTTTTTCAGGCATTTTCTTATCCTATTTCTGGCACATCAGATGTCATCTTCTCTTTTCAGATTTTTAGCAGGACTTTGTAGAACAACGACAGTATCCAATATTGGAGCAGCACTCACTTTGCTACTAGTTTGTCTGTTTGGAGGAGTCATCATTACCAAAG ATAACATACCCAAGTGGTTGAGATGGGGTTACTGGTGTTCTCCGCTATCGTATGCACAAACTTCCATTGTTTTGAATGAGATGCTTGATGCCAGATGGAATAAAGTGAGTTTCA AATCTTCACCAAACTTGGCTCTTGGTTTACTTGAGAGGCGTAACATCAACCCCAACGCAGACTGGTATTGGATAGGAGCTGCAGCTTTATTGGGGTTTTCTGTACTCTTCAATTTTTTATTCACTATATCGCTTGCATATCTGAATC CTCTTGGCAAGCATCAGGTTATAATATCGGAAAAAATGCTCACACAAGTCTCCGGGCCTGAAGATGTTGCACAAGACCAAAAGCTCCAATTCGGTCAATCAAAATCTAAAAGGGCACCATCTAAAACATCTGCCACCAAAAATGGAAAAGGCGCAA AAGAAATGCAGATGCATCAGATGAACAGGAGGTCAACCAAAACAGAAATCATTTCAACAGATTTGGATGTAGAAACTGGCGGTTTGAAAAAACGAGGAATGGCTCTTCCTTTCAAACCATTGGCAATGTCTTTTACTAATGTGAATTACTTCGTTGACATGCCTCGG GAAATGAAAGAACAGGGAGAAACAGAGGATAAACTTCAACTACTTCGTAATGTAACAGGGGCATTTAGGCCAGGAGTTCTCACAGCGTTGATGGGGGTTACTGGGGCTGGAAAGACGACACTAATGGATGTTTTGGCTGGAAGGAAAACAGGAGGATATATTGAAGGGGATATTAGGATCTCTGGATTTCCCAAAAAGCAAGAAACATTTGCTCGAATCTCTGGTTATTGTGAGCAGACTGATATTCATTCTCCACAAATAACAGTGAGAGAATCCTTACTATATTCTGCATTTCTTCGTCTTCCAAAAGAGGTTGATAACAACACCAAAACT GCCTTTGTAGATGAGATTTTGGAGCTGGTAGAGTTGGAAGGTTTAAGGGATGCATTGGTGGGTCTTCCCGGTGTAACTGGTTTGTCAATAGAACAAAGAAAAAGGTTAACAATTGCTGTGGAGCTTGTTGCAAATCCATCTATTATTTTCATGGATGAACCAACTTCAGGACTAGATGCCAGATCAGCAGCTATTGTCATCAGAACTGTACGCAATACAGTTGATACAGGAAGAACCGTTGTCTGTACCATTCACCAGCCTAGCATTGACATTTTTGAATCTTTCGATGAG TTGCTCCTAATGAAAACAGGTGGTCAAGTCATCTATGCAGGACCCTTGGGTCAAAACTCTGAAAAGGTAGTTGAGTATTTTGAG GCTTTTCCTGGAGTGCCAAATATAAGTTATAAGCAAAATCCTGCTACATGGATGTTAGAAGTGAGCTCTGGTACTGTTGAACAGTTTCATGGAATAGACTTTGCAGAACGCTACAAGAACTCAACTCTCTATAA GAGGAATATATCTTTAGCAGAAGAGCTGTGTAATCCACCTCCTGGTGCAAAAGATCTTCATTTTCCAACCCAATTCTCACAATCTTTCTTTGAACAGTTCAAATTTTGTTTGTGGAAGCAAAATTGGTCATATTGGAGAAGTCCAGACTACAATAGCATTAGAATTCTAATAAGTTTTGTGGTTGGTGCATTGGTTGGATCTATATTTTGGCAGCTCGGAGGAAAACA GGATAACAATACAAATATCTTTAATATCATAGGGGGCATGTATTCAGCAGTGTTGTTCATAGGAGTGATGAATTGTCAAACAGTACAGCCTTTGGTTGCAGTCGAGAGAATAGTTTTCTATAGAGAAAGAGCTGCAGGAATGTATTCTGCAATACCCTATGCTTTGGCACAG GTGACCATTGAGATTCCATACACCATATTCCAGACAGTTGTTTACACCATCATAGTCTATGGCATGATTGGTTTCAAATGGACAATTCCCAAGTTCTTGTGGTTTTTCTtcatcaatttcatttcatttctctattttatctatTATGGGATGATGACAGTCTCAATCACACCAAACCTACAAGTGGCTACAGTTTTGGCTGGAGCTTGTGTTTCTCTATTTGGCCTATTTTCAGGATTTTTCATTTCTAGAAAG AAAATTCCACCATGGTGGGTTTGGTATTACTGGATCTGCCCATTAGCTTGGACGGTTTATGGACTCATTGTTTCACAGTACGGAGACATCACTGACCTCATAGAAGTAGATGGGAAGAAACAAGGAGAGCCGCTAAATAAGTATTTAGCGGATTATTTTGGATTCGATAATGATTTTCTGAGTACTATAGCTGTGGTTCTTGTGGGCTTCACATTTTTCTTCGCATTTATTTTTGCTTTTTGTATAAAAGTCTTGAATTTCCAGCATAGATAA
- the LOC131050460 gene encoding ABC transporter G family member 35-like isoform X3 → MFESVSEDGEGHRKEILREVDVRNLGSSQRQKFIEKVFKVVEEDNDQFLRKLRARIDRVGIRIPTVEVGFENLTVNAECLVGARALPTLSNSAMNFLEAVLGMVGLSWTKKTKLTILKNVSGIVKPSRITLLLGQPGSGKSTLLLALAGRLDKKLKVSGSVTYNGHPLEEFVPQKTSAYISQNDLHVGAMTVRETLDFSAKCQGVGQKYAILSELDRREKQAGILPDTEVDLFMKATSVEGVQSSLQTDYALKILGLDICADTVAGDEMFRGISGGQKKRLTTGEIIVGPKTTLFMDEISTGLDSSTTYQIVKCLQQFCSHMKATIVMSLLQPAPETFELFDDIILLSEGQVVYHGPRKYVLEFFQNCGFRCPERKGAADFLQEVTSMKDQEQYWTDRRIPYRYISVKEFADMYKRFREDRRLSRKLSVPDNKVSRRKQSPILSKSLIPKMEIFKICFAKEWLLLKRNSFIYIFKAVQIIFVAFIATTVFLRTRMHQRDEQDANLYLGALFSALMTNMFNGMAELPLTLARLPVFYKQRDLLLYPAWAFSLPSLLLSIPISFLESAVWIAITYYGIGLAPEAVRFFRHFLILFLAHQMSSSLFRFLAGLCRTTTVSNIGAALTLLLVCLFGGVIITKDNIPKWLRWGYWCSPLSYAQTSIVLNEMLDARWNKVSFKSSPNLALGLLERRNINPNADWYWIGAAALLGFSVLFNFLFTISLAYLNREFTQMQMHQMNRRSTKTEIISTDLDVETGGLKKRGMALPFKPLAMSFTNVNYFVDMPREMKEQGETEDKLQLLRNVTGAFRPGVLTALMGVTGAGKTTLMDVLAGRKTGGYIEGDIRISGFPKKQETFARISGYCEQTDIHSPQITVRESLLYSAFLRLPKEVDNNTKTAFVDEILELVELEGLRDALVGLPGVTGLSIEQRKRLTIAVELVANPSIIFMDEPTSGLDARSAAIVIRTVRNTVDTGRTVVCTIHQPSIDIFESFDELLLMKTGGQVIYAGPLGQNSEKVVEYFEAFPGVPNISYKQNPATWMLEVSSGTVEQFHGIDFAERYKNSTLYKRNISLAEELCNPPPGAKDLHFPTQFSQSFFEQFKFCLWKQNWSYWRSPDYNSIRILISFVVGALVGSIFWQLGGKQDNNTNIFNIIGGMYSAVLFIGVMNCQTVQPLVAVERIVFYRERAAGMYSAIPYALAQVTIEIPYTIFQTVVYTIIVYGMIGFKWTIPKFLWFFFINFISFLYFIYYGMMTVSITPNLQVATVLAGACVSLFGLFSGFFISRKKIPPWWVWYYWICPLAWTVYGLIVSQYGDITDLIEVDGKKQGEPLNKYLADYFGFDNDFLSTIAVVLVGFTFFFAFIFAFCIKVLNFQHR, encoded by the exons ATGTTTGAGAGTGTCAGTGAAGATGGTGAAGGCCATCGCAAGGAAATTCTCAGGGAAGTTGATGTTCGGAACTTGGGAAGCAGCCAAAGACAGAAGTTCATTGAGAAAGTTTTCAAAGTGGTTGAAGAAGACAATGATCAGTTCTTGAGAAAATTGAGAGCTCGTATAGATAG AGTAGGGATTAGGATCCCAACGGTAGAAGTTGGGTTCGAAAATCTGACAGTAAATGCTGAGTGCTTAGTTGGTGCGAGAGCACTTCCAACACTTTCGAACTCAGCCATGAACTTCTTGGAG GCAGTGTTGGGCATGGTTGGATTATCATGGACTAAAAAGACAAAACTAACTATTCTTAAGAATGTTAGTGGAATTGTAAAGCCATCCAG AATTACCTTGTTATTAGGCCAACCTGGATCTGGAAAGTCTACTCTGCTTTTAGCCTTGGCTGGAAGATTGGACAAGAAACTAAAG GTAAGTGGTTCTGTAACTTACAATGGGCATCCACTGGAGGAGTTTGTCCCTCAGAAAACATCTGCCTACATAAGTCAAAATGATCTGCATGTAGGAGCCATGACTGTTAGAGAGACCTTGGATTTCTCTGCAAAATGTCAGGGTGTTGGTCAGAAATATG CAATTCTCTCCGAGCTGGACAGAAGGGAGAAACAAGCTGGAATTTTGCCTGATACTGAAGTAGATCTCTTCATGAAA GCAACATCCGTGGAAGGTGTCCAGAGTAGCCTTCAGACAGATTACGCTCTCAAG ATTCTTGGTTTGGATATATGTGCAGATACAGTAGCAGGAGATGAAATGTTTAGAGGAATTTCAGGTGGACAGAAGAAACGTCTCACGACTG GTGAGATAATTGTTGGACCAAAAACTACTCTTTTCATGGATGAAATTTCCACAGGCCTGGACAGTTCTACGACGTATCAAATTGTTAAATGTCTGCAGCAATTTTGTTCCCATATGAAAGCAACCATTGTCATGTCTTTGCTGCAACCTGCACCAGAAACATTTGAATTGTTTGACGACATAATACTCCTTTCAGAAGGACAGGTCGTCTACCATGGGCCGAGGAAATACGTGCTTGAATTTTTTCAAAATTGTGGATTCAGATGCCCCGAGAGAAAGGGTGCTGCAGATTTCTTGCAGGAG GTGACTTCAATGAAGGACCAAGAGCAATATTGGACTGACAGGAGAATACCATATCGCTATATCTCTGTAAAGGAATTTGCGGATATGTACAAGAGGTTTCGTGAAGATAGAAGGCTCTCCAGAAAATTATCTGTACCAGACAACAAGGTTTCTAGGCGCAAACAATCTCCGATATTGAGTAAAAGCCTAATTCCTAAAATGGAGATCTTCAAGATCTGCTTTGCTAAAGAATGGCTTCTTCTCAAACGCAATTCCTTCATTTACATATTCAAGGCTGTACAA ATTATTTTCGTAGCATTTATAGCAACTACAGTGTTCTTGAGAACACGAATGCACCAACGAGATGAGCAGGATGCAAATTTATATCTTGGGGCTCTCTTTAGTGCCCTGATGACAAACATGTTCAATGGCATGGCTGAGCTTCCACTAACACTTGCCAGACTACCCGTATTTTATAAACAACGGGACCTTCTGCTATATCCTGCATGGGCTTTCTCTCTTCCCTCCCTTTTGCTGAGTATTCCAATATCATTTCTGGAGTCAGCTGTTTGGATTGCCATTACCTATTATGGAATAGGACTTGCCCCTGAAGCTGTCAG GTTTTTCAGGCATTTTCTTATCCTATTTCTGGCACATCAGATGTCATCTTCTCTTTTCAGATTTTTAGCAGGACTTTGTAGAACAACGACAGTATCCAATATTGGAGCAGCACTCACTTTGCTACTAGTTTGTCTGTTTGGAGGAGTCATCATTACCAAAG ATAACATACCCAAGTGGTTGAGATGGGGTTACTGGTGTTCTCCGCTATCGTATGCACAAACTTCCATTGTTTTGAATGAGATGCTTGATGCCAGATGGAATAAAGTGAGTTTCA AATCTTCACCAAACTTGGCTCTTGGTTTACTTGAGAGGCGTAACATCAACCCCAACGCAGACTGGTATTGGATAGGAGCTGCAGCTTTATTGGGGTTTTCTGTACTCTTCAATTTTTTATTCACTATATCGCTTGCATATCTGAATCGTGAGTTCACTC AAATGCAGATGCATCAGATGAACAGGAGGTCAACCAAAACAGAAATCATTTCAACAGATTTGGATGTAGAAACTGGCGGTTTGAAAAAACGAGGAATGGCTCTTCCTTTCAAACCATTGGCAATGTCTTTTACTAATGTGAATTACTTCGTTGACATGCCTCGG GAAATGAAAGAACAGGGAGAAACAGAGGATAAACTTCAACTACTTCGTAATGTAACAGGGGCATTTAGGCCAGGAGTTCTCACAGCGTTGATGGGGGTTACTGGGGCTGGAAAGACGACACTAATGGATGTTTTGGCTGGAAGGAAAACAGGAGGATATATTGAAGGGGATATTAGGATCTCTGGATTTCCCAAAAAGCAAGAAACATTTGCTCGAATCTCTGGTTATTGTGAGCAGACTGATATTCATTCTCCACAAATAACAGTGAGAGAATCCTTACTATATTCTGCATTTCTTCGTCTTCCAAAAGAGGTTGATAACAACACCAAAACT GCCTTTGTAGATGAGATTTTGGAGCTGGTAGAGTTGGAAGGTTTAAGGGATGCATTGGTGGGTCTTCCCGGTGTAACTGGTTTGTCAATAGAACAAAGAAAAAGGTTAACAATTGCTGTGGAGCTTGTTGCAAATCCATCTATTATTTTCATGGATGAACCAACTTCAGGACTAGATGCCAGATCAGCAGCTATTGTCATCAGAACTGTACGCAATACAGTTGATACAGGAAGAACCGTTGTCTGTACCATTCACCAGCCTAGCATTGACATTTTTGAATCTTTCGATGAG TTGCTCCTAATGAAAACAGGTGGTCAAGTCATCTATGCAGGACCCTTGGGTCAAAACTCTGAAAAGGTAGTTGAGTATTTTGAG GCTTTTCCTGGAGTGCCAAATATAAGTTATAAGCAAAATCCTGCTACATGGATGTTAGAAGTGAGCTCTGGTACTGTTGAACAGTTTCATGGAATAGACTTTGCAGAACGCTACAAGAACTCAACTCTCTATAA GAGGAATATATCTTTAGCAGAAGAGCTGTGTAATCCACCTCCTGGTGCAAAAGATCTTCATTTTCCAACCCAATTCTCACAATCTTTCTTTGAACAGTTCAAATTTTGTTTGTGGAAGCAAAATTGGTCATATTGGAGAAGTCCAGACTACAATAGCATTAGAATTCTAATAAGTTTTGTGGTTGGTGCATTGGTTGGATCTATATTTTGGCAGCTCGGAGGAAAACA GGATAACAATACAAATATCTTTAATATCATAGGGGGCATGTATTCAGCAGTGTTGTTCATAGGAGTGATGAATTGTCAAACAGTACAGCCTTTGGTTGCAGTCGAGAGAATAGTTTTCTATAGAGAAAGAGCTGCAGGAATGTATTCTGCAATACCCTATGCTTTGGCACAG GTGACCATTGAGATTCCATACACCATATTCCAGACAGTTGTTTACACCATCATAGTCTATGGCATGATTGGTTTCAAATGGACAATTCCCAAGTTCTTGTGGTTTTTCTtcatcaatttcatttcatttctctattttatctatTATGGGATGATGACAGTCTCAATCACACCAAACCTACAAGTGGCTACAGTTTTGGCTGGAGCTTGTGTTTCTCTATTTGGCCTATTTTCAGGATTTTTCATTTCTAGAAAG AAAATTCCACCATGGTGGGTTTGGTATTACTGGATCTGCCCATTAGCTTGGACGGTTTATGGACTCATTGTTTCACAGTACGGAGACATCACTGACCTCATAGAAGTAGATGGGAAGAAACAAGGAGAGCCGCTAAATAAGTATTTAGCGGATTATTTTGGATTCGATAATGATTTTCTGAGTACTATAGCTGTGGTTCTTGTGGGCTTCACATTTTTCTTCGCATTTATTTTTGCTTTTTGTATAAAAGTCTTGAATTTCCAGCATAGATAA